Genomic DNA from Paucilactobacillus hokkaidonensis JCM 18461:
AAGTAGTTTTTGCTGTGCCCTTTTTTGGAAATATTGCTATCAATATTTAGAGTGTGGCTGCATATTTCTAATTTTTAAATGAATGTACTGGAGCTGGGATTCTACCACCACGGGCAACGAAGTCAGTTGGCTGACTTTGATTAACATGCATAATGGGTGCATGACCGAATAGCCCACCAAAATTGATGTCTTCACCGACAGATTGACCGGTTGCTGGAATAATTCGAATTGCAGTTGTTTTGTTATTAATCATTCCAATGGCGGCTTCGTCTGCTAATAAACCGCTAATGGTTGCTGCAGTTGTATCACCAGGAACGGCGACCATGTCTAAACCGACTGAACAGACAGCAGTCATGGCCTCCAATTTTTCGAGACTTAACTTACCAGCTTGGACTGCTTTTATCATTCCTTGATCTTCTGAGACGGGGATGAAAGCACCAGATAAACCACCAACGTGTTCACAGGCCATAATGCCACCTTTTTTAACTGCATCGTTTAGTAATGCCAGTGCAGCAGTAGTTCCAGGAGCACCAACACTTTCTAAGCCAATCTCTTCTAAAATTTCAGCAACTGAATCACCCTGTGCTGGGGTTGGGGCAAGTGATAAATCAACAATCCCAAATGGCACATTCAAACGTTTTGCGGCAATGGTTCCCACGAACTGACCAACGCGGGTTACCTTGAAGGCTGTTTTTTTAATTGTCTCAGAAACAATGTCAAAAGGCTGACCTTTGACTTGTTCTAAAGCACGTTTGACAACACCAGGACCACTAATTCCCATATTAATAACACAGTCTGCTTCGCCAACCCCATGAAAGGCGCCAGCCATAAATGGATTATCTTCGACGGCATTAGCAAAAATAACTAAATTCATGCATTTCAGGGGATCAATTGCGGCAATATCTTTGACTACTTGGCCCATTTGGGCAACGGCATCCATATTGATACCGGCACGGGTAGAGCCAATGTTAACAGAACTACAAACTTTGGTTGTCTCACTGAGTGCCTCGGGAATTGAATCAATTAATTTATAGTCGCCACTTTGATAGCCTTTTTGAACGAGTGCTGAAAAGCCGCCAATAATATCGATTCCGATGTCAGTGGCTGCTTTATCAAGGATTTTAGCGTAAGCTACATAATTATCGGTATTAGCTGCTGCGGCAACCATTGCAATTGGAGTGACGGAAATTCGTTTATTGACGATTGGAACACCGTATTCCATTTCAATGTCATTCGCCACTTTAACTAAATCACGCGCTTTGGTAGTTATTTTTTGATAAATTCTTTGGCAAGCCTTTTTGGGGTCGCTATCAATGCAGTCAAATAGTGATATTCCCATTGTGATGGTTCGAATATCAAGGTGTTCTTCATCAATCATTTGGAGGGTTTCTTGAATTTGTTTAGTTTCCATATTAGCTCCTCCTATAGTTTTTGGATTGCATCAAAAAGCTCTTGCCGTTGAATCCGAATGGTGACGTCAATTTGAGTCCCTAGTGAATTTAGTTGTTCCTGCACTTTTGCAAAAGGAACATCTTGACTAGTGATTTTTCCCACCAGCATCATGGTAAAGTTTCCTTGCATCAAAGTTTGTGACATATCAATGATGTTAATGTTCAGTTCTGCCAATTTTTGGCTTACTGCGGCTACAATTCCGACTTTGTCGTTGCCGATGACGGTAATAATTACATTCATGGTATTTGACCCCTTTAGTTTGATTAATCTGATTAGATTGATAACAGTGTACAGCAAGGGAGCAGTTTATTGAATTTATTTTGAAATTTTTTTGTTAAAAAATAGTCAAAAAAACATTTTTGTAGTTGATTGGTACGACTAATTTTACTAATTATTGACACACGAAACTACTATTTTTAGGTCACTAATTATGTCAATGTCAAGAGTTGACTTTTACTGCGAGTGAGGTTAATTTTATAAATGGTTTATGACATTAATTAATGTCCTACACTAATTTTTGGAAAAACTGTATGATAAAGAAAAGAGGAAGAGGAATGCTTAGCAAGTTTTGGAGCCCACGGGGACGCCGCATTGCTTATATTGTTTTGGCATGTTTAATCCCGGCAGTTTTATTAATCGCTATTTTTAATTTTATTCAGTACGAACAAAATGCTGCAACCAAAAATATTCCAGTTGCAGTCGTGAATAATGACCAATCAGCTACTAATAATGGTCAAAAAATCAACATGGGACAACAGGTAGTCAATACCTTGAAAAAGGATCATCAAGTTAAATGGGAGTTTGTTAGTTCGGCAGCGGCCAAGAAACAATTGGCTGATGGGGATGCATATTTAGAGATCGAATTACCAAAGGACTTCTCAAAAAATGCTACTACAGCATTGGCTAAACATCCTAAAGTAAGTCTAATTAAGCTTTACCAATCAAAGAAAAATAACTTTCTATCAACGATGGTCACCAATACCGTTGCTGATACCGTTCAAGCACAGGTCAAGACGAAAGTCCAAAAAGTTTATAGTGAAAGCCTGCTGAGTGGTATTAAGAAGCTTGGTGATGGCACTAAACAGGCCGCTACAGGGACAACTCAATTGAACGATGGGATGGTTCAATTGAAGGATGGTAATAAAGAGGTTGCTCGTAATCTTGATTTATTAGCAACCAAGATGGTTACATTTTCAACTGGTGCGAAAACATTAGCTACTGGTGTCAATACTTACACTGCTGGAGTCGATACATTAGCGTCAGCTAACAAACAAATGCTGGCTGGATTGCAACAATTGCAAACTAGTGCAGAACCGTTGGTGAGTGGAACCGCACAATTAGCTACTGGCTCAAAAACATTGGCTAGCGGTGTCCAGCAATATACTGGTGGTGTGACTAGCGTGACGTCGGCTAACAAACAAGTGCTAGCTGGATTATCACAATTGAATGGACAAACTGGTGCATTGACTGACGCGACTAACCAGTTGGCTAGTGGGTCATCCAGTCTTTTAGCTGGGACACAAACCTTTAAATCACAGTTAAATGGTGGGATTAACCAGATTCAAAGTGGAATTTCAGGAAGTGCACTAATTGGAACCACAGTTGCTGATATGAAGACGGCCCGTCAAAAATCTGACACAGTTCAATCTGAAATGACTAGTTTGAAGTCAGGCATGGCCATGCTTGACCAAGTATTGCCAATGTTGAGCTCATTGAGCTCAGCACAAGGGAAAATCACTAGTTTACAAAACCAATTAAAATTAATGGCGACAATTGCGCCAAGTACAGATAAGGTTAAAACCGATCAGGCAGATGCTAACAGTAAACAAAAGGCGTTATCAGATGCCATTGCTGCATTACCTGATGACGATGCTAATAAAGCTAATTTACAAGCTTTAGCAAAGCAAAGTACAACAGCGACTACTAAAATTGGTACGGATGCGCAGAGCTCTGCCAATGCGTTTAGTGTTGTTAACAAACAAGCAGGGTCTGCGTTGACTGAATTTAGTGATGAACTGTCAGCAGCCTCGTCATTAGATACTGGAAAGATTAGTCAATTGATGGCTTCAATTCAACAACTTGAAACTGATGCAGACGATTTATTTAATTATACGGATAATAATTTATTATCTGACGAAAAAATTAGTGAATTAGAGCATAGTACTGATTCAATTACGGCCGGGTTAACACAGTTACAAACAACTGCTAATGGTGGCTTAGATAGTTTGATAACCGGGTCTAGTGCATTATCTGTTGGAAACGGTAAGCTAAATGCCAGTGCTCCAAGTTTAGCTGGTGGTATCAAACAATTATTTACTGGTGAACAACAAATTGTATTGGGTGGTAATCAGCTAGATACTAATACGGCTAGTTTAGTAGCTGGCGCATTGACATTAGCTAGTGGTAATTCAACGTTGGCAGCTTCAGCACCAGCACTAATCAGTGGGGTTGACCAGTTAGTTAGTGGTGAACAACAAGTTAATGACGGAACCAACCAATTAACTGCTAATAGTGCAAAATTGAATAGTGGTACTAATCAGCTTGTGGATGGTGCTAATCAAGCACAATCTGGGGCTAGTCAATTAGCTGCTGGTTCAAATCAAGTTCAAACTGGTTTGAATACTGCTGCTGATGGGGTCGCAACGTTGAACTCTAAATTAAAAGATGGTGCCGATCAAATTGGAACAGTCAATGACGGTTCAAGTAATGTGAATCACATTGCTACACCGATTAGTAACAAGGAAATGAGTGCTGATCAAGCCGATTTGAAGAATGTTTTTGCACCGTTGGTATTAGCATTGGTACTATTCTTAGCGGCAGTGGTAACTCAATTGGGATTATTCATGCCCAACCGAAAACAAAAAACATTGATGCAAGAACCATTGGTCGCAATTGGACTAACTGCATTGGCACAAGCAATTATTGCCGACGTTGTCGTCGCAATGCTTGGTGTGACAGTTTCTAATTGGTTCGGATTAGTATTCT
This window encodes:
- a CDS encoding PFL family protein, yielding METKQIQETLQMIDEEHLDIRTITMGISLFDCIDSDPKKACQRIYQKITTKARDLVKVANDIEMEYGVPIVNKRISVTPIAMVAAAANTDNYVAYAKILDKAATDIGIDIIGGFSALVQKGYQSGDYKLIDSIPEALSETTKVCSSVNIGSTRAGINMDAVAQMGQVVKDIAAIDPLKCMNLVIFANAVEDNPFMAGAFHGVGEADCVINMGISGPGVVKRALEQVKGQPFDIVSETIKKTAFKVTRVGQFVGTIAAKRLNVPFGIVDLSLAPTPAQGDSVAEILEEIGLESVGAPGTTAALALLNDAVKKGGIMACEHVGGLSGAFIPVSEDQGMIKAVQAGKLSLEKLEAMTAVCSVGLDMVAVPGDTTAATISGLLADEAAIGMINNKTTAIRIIPATGQSVGEDINFGGLFGHAPIMHVNQSQPTDFVARGGRIPAPVHSFKN
- a CDS encoding ACT domain-containing protein, producing MNVIITVIGNDKVGIVAAVSQKLAELNINIIDMSQTLMQGNFTMMLVGKITSQDVPFAKVQEQLNSLGTQIDVTIRIQRQELFDAIQKL
- a CDS encoding YhgE/Pip domain-containing protein, whose protein sequence is MLSKFWSPRGRRIAYIVLACLIPAVLLIAIFNFIQYEQNAATKNIPVAVVNNDQSATNNGQKINMGQQVVNTLKKDHQVKWEFVSSAAAKKQLADGDAYLEIELPKDFSKNATTALAKHPKVSLIKLYQSKKNNFLSTMVTNTVADTVQAQVKTKVQKVYSESLLSGIKKLGDGTKQAATGTTQLNDGMVQLKDGNKEVARNLDLLATKMVTFSTGAKTLATGVNTYTAGVDTLASANKQMLAGLQQLQTSAEPLVSGTAQLATGSKTLASGVQQYTGGVTSVTSANKQVLAGLSQLNGQTGALTDATNQLASGSSSLLAGTQTFKSQLNGGINQIQSGISGSALIGTTVADMKTARQKSDTVQSEMTSLKSGMAMLDQVLPMLSSLSSAQGKITSLQNQLKLMATIAPSTDKVKTDQADANSKQKALSDAIAALPDDDANKANLQALAKQSTTATTKIGTDAQSSANAFSVVNKQAGSALTEFSDELSAASSLDTGKISQLMASIQQLETDADDLFNYTDNNLLSDEKISELEHSTDSITAGLTQLQTTANGGLDSLITGSSALSVGNGKLNASAPSLAGGIKQLFTGEQQIVLGGNQLDTNTASLVAGALTLASGNSTLAASAPALISGVDQLVSGEQQVNDGTNQLTANSAKLNSGTNQLVDGANQAQSGASQLAAGSNQVQTGLNTAADGVATLNSKLKDGADQIGTVNDGSSNVNHIATPISNKEMSADQADLKNVFAPLVLALVLFLAAVVTQLGLFMPNRKQKTLMQEPLVAIGLTALAQAIIADVVVAMLGVTVSNWFGLVFFTIIVSLLFTMICMLLYHMFGRVGVLFAVLLALIQVIVTGQVFPNAMLSGFYQAVGSILPMTYAIHGFEALINVAGYSVWGAIALLIIFTAVLGGIAYLIDLVLKRRSDNVDLPGNDE